One segment of Opitutaceae bacterium DNA contains the following:
- a CDS encoding glycogen/starch/alpha-glucan phosphorylase, producing the protein MPAVTRSSVAPNAKSKKKSPDQPTDEEMTKVHFKQSILRHLTSTLARDRVTAGPRDWWIATAMATRETILARLIATQRVHNEQNVRRLYYFSLEYLMGRLLENNLYNTGLMAAAREALKELGVDFETVREAEVDMGLGNGGLGRLAACFLDSLATLDLPAIGYGIHYEFGLFKQEFVNGHQVEHPDGWMLFGTPWEIIRPEYTTEVQVYGEVENVFNDHGDYRPRWVKTRTILGVPYDIPIAGYCTMTVNFLRLWASKSTEEFDLAAFNSGGYVEAVREKAMGETISKVLYPNDKTENGKELRLVQQYFFVACSLRDIIRRHVRAPGNTWRNFPEKVAIQLNDTHPAVAVAELMRLLLDEHDFEWEAAWKIVTATFGYTNHTLLPEALEKWGVPLFARVLPRHLQIIYEINGRLMRQVEAKWPGDDEKKRDCSLIEEGGAKQIRMANLAVVGSHAVNGVAALHTRLLKKDLFPFFDALYPGKFQNKTNGITPRRWLLDCNPRLSSLISGRLKSTDWVRDLNDLRKLEAFADDAKFQREFLSIKRENKTELAAIIKAECGIDVSPDALFDVQIKRLHEYKRQHLNLLHILALYRRLLRDPSLAIVPRVFIFAAKAAPGYDLAKNIIRAINVVGARINSDERIGGRLKVAFLPNYRVSLAERIIPAADLSEQISTAGKEASGTGNMKLALNGALTIGTLDGANVEIREEVGDENIFIFGLTVEEVAELHARGYNPRSIYENDEELRAVVDWLGSNYFTPDEQSAFGAVHHSLLDGGDPYLVLADFRAYSNAHARVDAAYRDPVKWARMAILNTARVGKFSSDRTILEYAKDIWSLPPARVP; encoded by the coding sequence TCCAAGAAGAAGAGTCCGGATCAGCCAACTGATGAGGAAATGACGAAGGTGCATTTCAAGCAGTCGATCCTGAGGCATCTGACGTCGACGCTGGCGCGTGATCGCGTGACAGCCGGACCGCGAGACTGGTGGATTGCCACGGCAATGGCCACCCGGGAAACCATCCTGGCCCGGCTGATCGCGACGCAGCGGGTGCACAATGAACAGAATGTTCGGCGTCTCTATTACTTCTCGCTTGAGTACCTCATGGGGCGCCTTCTGGAGAACAATCTCTACAACACCGGTCTCATGGCCGCGGCAAGGGAGGCGCTGAAGGAACTGGGCGTTGATTTCGAGACGGTTCGAGAGGCCGAGGTTGACATGGGTTTGGGCAATGGCGGCCTGGGCCGTCTGGCGGCCTGTTTTCTGGACTCGCTGGCCACGCTCGATCTCCCTGCGATCGGATACGGGATCCACTATGAATTCGGACTCTTCAAGCAGGAGTTCGTCAATGGCCACCAGGTGGAGCACCCGGATGGCTGGATGCTCTTCGGCACGCCATGGGAAATCATTCGTCCGGAATACACAACGGAGGTCCAGGTTTACGGCGAGGTGGAGAATGTCTTCAACGATCATGGAGACTACCGGCCACGGTGGGTGAAGACCCGCACCATCCTGGGCGTGCCTTATGACATACCCATCGCGGGCTATTGCACAATGACCGTCAATTTCCTGCGACTGTGGGCTTCGAAGTCCACCGAGGAGTTCGACCTGGCGGCGTTCAACTCCGGCGGATACGTTGAGGCGGTCCGGGAGAAGGCGATGGGTGAAACCATCTCGAAGGTTCTATATCCAAACGACAAGACCGAGAATGGAAAGGAACTCCGCCTGGTTCAGCAGTATTTCTTCGTCGCGTGCTCGCTTCGGGACATAATCAGGCGCCACGTGCGCGCCCCCGGGAACACCTGGAGGAACTTTCCGGAAAAAGTCGCGATTCAGCTGAATGACACCCATCCGGCCGTCGCCGTGGCCGAGTTGATGCGGTTGCTGCTGGATGAGCATGACTTCGAATGGGAGGCCGCCTGGAAGATCGTGACGGCAACATTTGGATACACCAATCACACGCTGCTCCCCGAGGCGCTCGAGAAGTGGGGCGTTCCGCTGTTTGCGCGCGTGCTGCCCCGGCATCTTCAGATCATCTACGAGATCAACGGTCGACTGATGCGGCAGGTGGAGGCCAAATGGCCTGGCGACGATGAAAAGAAGCGTGATTGTTCGTTGATAGAGGAGGGTGGAGCAAAGCAGATACGCATGGCCAACCTTGCCGTTGTCGGTTCGCATGCCGTCAACGGCGTCGCGGCGCTGCACACCCGGCTGCTCAAGAAGGATCTGTTCCCTTTCTTTGACGCGCTCTATCCTGGAAAATTCCAGAATAAGACAAACGGAATAACGCCGCGCCGCTGGCTCCTGGACTGCAATCCACGGCTGTCCTCGCTGATCTCAGGCAGGCTCAAGTCGACGGATTGGGTCAGGGACCTCAACGACCTGAGGAAGCTTGAAGCCTTTGCCGACGATGCGAAGTTTCAGCGTGAGTTCCTTTCCATCAAGCGCGAGAACAAGACGGAGCTGGCGGCAATAATCAAAGCCGAGTGTGGCATCGATGTGTCGCCTGACGCGCTGTTCGACGTTCAAATCAAGCGCCTGCACGAGTACAAGCGCCAGCACCTCAACCTGCTGCACATACTTGCCCTCTATCGCAGGCTCCTGCGCGACCCTTCACTGGCAATCGTTCCCCGGGTCTTCATCTTTGCGGCCAAGGCCGCACCGGGATACGATCTGGCCAAGAACATCATCCGCGCGATCAACGTGGTTGGAGCGCGGATCAACAGCGACGAGCGGATTGGCGGCAGGCTGAAGGTGGCATTCCTTCCAAACTACCGTGTGTCGCTGGCCGAGCGCATCATACCGGCGGCCGACTTGTCGGAGCAGATTTCCACTGCGGGAAAAGAGGCCTCGGGAACCGGAAACATGAAGCTGGCCCTGAACGGCGCCTTGACCATCGGCACGCTGGATGGGGCCAATGTTGAGATCCGGGAAGAGGTGGGTGACGAGAACATCTTCATTTTTGGCCTCACCGTGGAGGAGGTGGCCGAACTCCACGCCAGGGGCTACAACCCGCGGAGCATCTATGAAAATGATGAGGAGCTTCGCGCGGTCGTGGACTGGCTGGGTTCCAACTATTTCACGCCTGATGAGCAAAGCGCATTTGGAGCGGTGCATCACAGTCTGCTTGACGGAGGAGACCCTTACCTGGTGCTCGCCGACTTTCGGGCCTACTCGAATGCCCATGCAAGGGTCGACGCCGCCTATCGCGATCCCGTGAAATGGGCGCGGATGGCAATCCTCAACACCGCCCGTGTGGGGAAGTTTTCGAGTGATCGTACGATCCTCGAATATGCCAAGGACATCTGGAGTCTGCCGCCGGCGCGGGTTCCCTGA
- a CDS encoding gamma-glutamylcyclotransferase, with amino-acid sequence MTRLFVYGTLKRGCRSHRLLANQKFLGEARTAAGFQMFHLGRFPGVVRAPDRPSSIGGEVFLVDDSCLRALDDFEGVSEGLYNRELVQLEHPHPAAYMYLFLGGIEGKALLDGDWAE; translated from the coding sequence ATGACCCGGCTTTTCGTCTACGGAACGTTGAAGCGTGGCTGCCGTTCTCATCGTCTGCTGGCGAATCAGAAGTTTCTCGGCGAAGCCAGGACGGCAGCGGGCTTTCAGATGTTTCACCTGGGGCGGTTTCCCGGCGTCGTTCGAGCTCCGGATCGACCATCATCGATAGGCGGAGAAGTCTTTCTTGTCGACGACTCGTGCCTTCGCGCTCTCGACGACTTTGAGGGTGTTTCTGAAGGGCTCTACAATCGGGAGTTGGTGCAACTGGAGCATCCCCACCCGGCAGCATACATGTATCTTTTCCTCGGTGGAATTGAGGGGAAGGCGCTCCTCGATGGGGATTGGGCCGAGTAG
- the dnaX gene encoding DNA polymerase III subunit gamma/tau: protein MPRTSGVCRRRGFPEADWRIGSDPGRRNAGRRTFSVARSGGVLGVAVVSSGYQVIARKWRPQTFDDVVGQDHVVRTLRNAIDRGRIAHAYLLVGPRGTGKTSTARIFAKALNCTGGPRADFDPADPAVKSIADGTSMDVIEIDGASNNSVDQIRDLRDDVRYAPAQGRFKIYIIDEVHMLSNQAFNALLKTLEEPPPHVKFIFATTDVQKVLPTILSRCQRFDLKPIPSELIVGRLRKIAVDEKVKVSDAALSSIARMADGGMRDAQSIFDQMISFCGDEISESDVLDVYGLVSAKQVAELAGALAAGDHGRIIGIVDACDQNGRDLVRLLNDLQSLVREALLDAIARGGATETLGVSLTTEQVTRLLDALREGESSVKLGLAERINFEIALLKAVEASRARAIDSLIRELSALTDEVPDDQESGSKKKP, encoded by the coding sequence ATGCCAAGGACATCTGGAGTCTGCCGCCGGCGCGGGTTCCCTGAGGCGGACTGGCGCATTGGCAGCGACCCAGGGAGACGCAATGCAGGCCGGCGTACGTTTTCAGTTGCGCGCTCCGGAGGCGTGCTTGGAGTAGCGGTTGTGTCCTCCGGTTATCAGGTTATCGCGCGCAAGTGGCGTCCCCAGACATTCGACGATGTGGTGGGGCAGGATCATGTCGTGCGCACGCTGCGCAATGCAATCGATCGGGGAAGGATCGCGCATGCCTACCTCCTGGTCGGGCCGCGCGGCACGGGCAAGACGTCGACCGCCCGCATTTTTGCGAAGGCGCTCAACTGCACCGGCGGGCCCCGGGCGGATTTCGACCCCGCCGATCCCGCGGTCAAATCGATCGCAGACGGCACATCGATGGATGTGATTGAAATCGACGGTGCGTCCAACAACTCGGTCGATCAGATTCGCGATCTGCGCGACGATGTCCGCTACGCCCCGGCGCAGGGCCGGTTCAAGATCTACATCATCGACGAGGTTCACATGCTTTCGAACCAGGCGTTCAACGCCCTGTTGAAGACGCTCGAGGAGCCGCCGCCGCATGTGAAGTTCATCTTTGCGACCACCGATGTGCAGAAGGTGCTGCCAACCATCCTGTCACGATGCCAGCGATTCGATCTCAAGCCGATTCCCAGCGAACTTATCGTCGGCCGGCTCAGGAAGATTGCGGTTGATGAGAAGGTGAAGGTTTCGGATGCCGCATTGTCGAGCATTGCGCGCATGGCGGACGGCGGCATGCGCGACGCCCAGTCGATCTTCGACCAGATGATATCCTTCTGCGGGGATGAGATCTCCGAGAGCGATGTGCTCGACGTGTACGGTCTGGTGTCGGCAAAGCAGGTTGCGGAGCTTGCCGGGGCTCTTGCCGCGGGTGATCACGGCCGAATCATCGGGATCGTCGATGCCTGTGATCAGAACGGGCGCGATCTCGTGCGACTGCTGAACGACCTTCAGTCGCTGGTCCGCGAGGCCCTTCTGGACGCGATTGCCAGGGGAGGGGCGACGGAGACGCTCGGTGTCAGCCTGACGACCGAACAGGTCACGCGCCTGCTCGATGCGCTCCGCGAGGGCGAAAGCAGCGTCAAACTGGGGCTGGCTGAGCGCATCAATTTCGAGATAGCGCTCCTGAAGGCGGTGGAGGCAAGCCGTGCACGGGCGATCGACAGCCTTATCCGGGAGTTGAGTGCACTCACAGACGAAGTGCCTGACGACCAGGAGAGCGGCTCAAAAAAAAAGCCCTGA